GAGTTCGAGCTCGTCGTCGCTGATGGTCAGCGGGGGAGCGATCCGGAAGGTGCCGCTCAAGCCGGGCACCCGGGCCAGGTTCATGTGCAGCCCGTGCTCCCAGCAGAGCTGGGTCACCCGATCACCGAGCGTCTCGGCCGGAGCCTTCGACTCCCTGTCGAGTACCAGCTCCAGGCCCTGCAGCAGGCCGCGGCCACGGACGTCCCCAATCACCGGGAGGTGGTCGCCCAATGCCCACAACCGCGCGGCCAGTCGCCGGCCGAGGTCGCGGCTGCGTGCGGCCAACTCCTCGGACTCCAGGACGTCCAGCACCGTGTTGCCGACCGCCGCCACCAGCGGATCGTTGGTGTGAGTTGTGAAGAAGAAGTAGCCACGCTCGAAGGCGGTCTGCTCGATCTCGGCGGAGGTGATCACCGCGGCCAGCGGGAGGCCGGCCCCGAGGGTCTTGGAGAGGGTGAGAATGTCCGGCACCACCCCTTCGTCCTGGAAGGCGTACCAGTCGCCGGTCCGGCACAGGCCGGTCTGAGCCTCATCGAGGATCAGCAGCATGCCGCGCTCGCGGCACTTCTCCTGCAGCGCCCGCAGGTAGCCCGGCGGTGGGACGAGCAGGCCGCCGGCACTGATGATGGGCTCGACGATGCAGGCGGCCAGGGCGCCGGTCGAGGCGGCGTCGATCTGGGCGAAGCCGAGATCGAGCTGGCGTCGCCAGTCCAGCTCACCGTCCGGCCCGATCAGCTCGGGGCGGTAGCTGTTCGGAGTCGGCAGGACCAGGTTGCCCGGCATGGTGGGGCCGTAGCCGCGGCGTCCGGCGGCATAGGTGGCCGACAACGAGCCCGAGGTGACCCCGTGATACGACCGCGAGAACGAGACCACCTCCCAGCCGCCGGTGACCAGCTTGGCCAGGCGCAATGCCGCCTCGTTGGCCTCCGAGCCGGTGCTCAGTAGCTGCACCTTCTGCAGCGGAGCGGGCAAGGACTCGGCCAGCCGCCGGGCCAGGTCCACCACCGGCGGGGAGATCATGTTCGAGTAGAGGTGGTCCAGGCTGCCGGCGGCCCTGGCCAGGCTCTCCACGATCCGGGGATGGCTGTGGCCCAGAATCGCGCTCATCTGGCCGGAGGTGAAGTCCAGCACCTTTCGTCCGGCCGCCGTGGTCACCCAGCTGCCGCTGGCCGACACGATCGGCTCGGTGATGAAGCTGCCGCCGCCGTAGCGGGTCAGATGCCTATTGGCCGTCGCCCAGAAGCTGCTCTCATCGATCACTGTCGTCCTCCGCGGTCGCCTCGTGGCCGAAATCTAGAGGCTCGGCCGGGGCGCGGCAGGGCAGTCCACACCGCTACCCACGAACGTAACGATGGCGCCCGCTGTCAGCGTCGCTGACTAGGGTGACCTCAGTGAACAGTCCTGCATCCCAGACCCGCGCGCCCCGCCTCACTCCGGTGAAACTCGGCCAGTTGATCGGTGTCGACGACGGTCGGTTCGCCGACGGCGACGACGACGTGGAGGCGGTCGAGTCGCACGGGTTCAGCCGGGAGTCGCTGAGCTGGCCGACCCGCCGGCGGCTGGACTCGTCCCGGGTCTCCGGGCTGCGGGTCGAGCAGTGGCGAGCCCACGGCCTGGCCATGGCCGAGACCGTGCTCGAGCGAGTCGAGCTGGTGTCCTTGCACGCGGCCGACTCGGGCTGGCGCCGGGTCGAGGTGTGCGACTCCCGGATCGGATCGGCCGAGTTGTCCGGATCGGTGTGGCGCTCGGTGCACTTCAGCGGCTGCAAGCTCGGCTATCTGAACTTGCGCGACGCCCAGGTCAGTGACCTGCAGTTCACCAACTGCCTGATCGAGGAACTGGACCTGATGCGGTCCAAAGTCACCAGGGTTGCCTTCTCGAACTGCCGGTTGGGTCGCCTCGAGCTGACTCGATCCACCCTGGCCGACGTGGACCTGCGCGGCGCACAGCTCAGCGATGTCGGGGATCTGGCCGGGCTCTCCGGGGCGACCGTCTCGCTGGAGCAGTTGCTCGACCTGGCTCCGCTGATGGCGGCGCGGCTCGGCGTGAAGGTCGAGTAGCCCGCGGCCTCACCGCCGTGGTGTTCCAGCGGAGGCGAGCTCAGCTCGGCGACTCGGACGCCTCCGCGGTCCTGGCGTAGCGTCCGGCCAGCGTCGAGCAGGCCATCAACTGGGCCTGGTGGAACAGCATCAGGGGCAGGACCATCAAGCCGATCGGCGAGCCGGCGAACAGAACCCCGGCCATCGGTAGGCCGGAGGCCAGTGACTTCTTGGTGCCACAGAACTGGATGGCGATGGCGTCCTCGCGGCTGAAGCCCAGCCGGCGGGCCGTCCACCAGGTCAGCCACAGCATGATCGCCAGGATCACCAGCGAGATCACCAGCAGCGCCACCAGGTCGACCCAGGTGGTCTGCCACCACATGCCCTCCCGCATGCCGGCCGAGAAGGCCGAGTAGACGACCAGGACGATCGAGCCGCGGTCGACCAGCTTCAGCTCGGGGTGGGCCTTCACGAAGCCGGCCGTCCAGCGCCGGGAGAGCTGGCCCAGGATGAACGGCACCAGCAGCTGCAAGACGATGTCGACGATGGTGCTGGTGGTGAAGCTGACCCCGCTGGTCCGGGTCATCAGCAACCAGACCAGGGCCGGGGTGATGAACACCCCCAGGATGTTCGACGCCGACGCCGAGACCACTGCACCGGCCACATTGCCCTTGGCGATCGAGGTGAACGCAATCGAGGACTGCACCGTCGAGGGAACCAGGGTGAGGTAGAGCAGTCCGGCCTGCAGGCTCGGGTTCAGCCAGCCGTTGGTGACCGCCACGATGCCCAGGCCCAGTAGCGGGAAGAGCACATAGGTGAAGCTCAGGATGGTCGCGTGCAGCCGCCAGTGCTTGAGCCCTTCCAGGCTCTCCTGCGGGCTGAGCCGGGCCCCGTAGAGGAAGAACAGGATCGCGATGGCCGCGGTGGTCAGCCATTCCAGGATCTGTTCGCCGAGCCCCGAGGCCGGGAAGATCGACGCGGTGATCGCGGCGGCGATGATCGCCAACAGGAAGCGGTCGATCGGGATGCGGGGGAGTTTCACCCCGGCATCCTAGAATCTCCAGGTGATCGTCGATGTCGCGGAGCCCGGGGACGAACGACTGGCCGACTATGTGAGACTGCGCGAATCGTCGTTGCGGCACAGCCTCGAAGCCGAGCAGGGCCTGTTCATCGCCGAAGGCAGCAAGGTGATCCGGCGAGCCATCGAAGCCGGCTACCGGCCGCGGTCCTTTTTGCTGGCGCCACGGTGGCTGGACGACTTGCGTGACCTGCTCGAGGCCGTCCCCGAGGTGCCGGTCTATCTGGTCAGCGAGGAGGTGGCCGAGCAGGTCACCGGCTTCCACGTGCACCGCGGTGCGTTGGCGTCCCTGCATCGAGAGCAGCGACACACGGTCGCCGGGCTACTGAGCAGCGCACGTCGGCTGGTGGTGGCCGAGGAGATCGCCGACCACGCCAATATCGGGGCGATCGCCCGCAATGCGGCCGGGCTCGGCTGGGACGGCTTCCTGCTGGGGCCGCGTTGTGCGGATCCGCTGTATCGGCGCTCGGTGAAGGTCTCGATGGGCACCGTCCTGGCGCTGCCCTGGGCGCGGCTGGACGACTGGGCGCAGGCCGTCCCGCTGCTACAGCAGGCGGGCTTCCTGGTGGCGGCGCTCGCGCTGTCGGACGACGCGGTCTCGCTGGCTGAGTTCGCTCCCCGGGCTGCGCAGGCCACCCGGCTTGCGGTGCTGCTCGGCAGCGAGGGGCATGGGCTGAGCCCGCGCTGGATCAGCCAGGCCGATCAGGTGGTGCGGATTCCGATGCGGGCCGGGGTCGACTCCCTCAACGTGGCTGCGGCAAGCGCAATCGCCTGCTACGAGCTCGGCCTTCCGCAGTCCTGACGACGCTGCCGCGAC
The nucleotide sequence above comes from Propionicimonas paludicola. Encoded proteins:
- a CDS encoding aspartate aminotransferase family protein — its product is MIDESSFWATANRHLTRYGGGSFITEPIVSASGSWVTTAAGRKVLDFTSGQMSAILGHSHPRIVESLARAAGSLDHLYSNMISPPVVDLARRLAESLPAPLQKVQLLSTGSEANEAALRLAKLVTGGWEVVSFSRSYHGVTSGSLSATYAAGRRGYGPTMPGNLVLPTPNSYRPELIGPDGELDWRRQLDLGFAQIDAASTGALAACIVEPIISAGGLLVPPPGYLRALQEKCRERGMLLILDEAQTGLCRTGDWYAFQDEGVVPDILTLSKTLGAGLPLAAVITSAEIEQTAFERGYFFFTTHTNDPLVAAVGNTVLDVLESEELAARSRDLGRRLAARLWALGDHLPVIGDVRGRGLLQGLELVLDRESKAPAETLGDRVTQLCWEHGLHMNLARVPGLSGTFRIAPPLTISDDELELGLEILAQSLTEAVGP
- a CDS encoding pentapeptide repeat-containing protein encodes the protein MNSPASQTRAPRLTPVKLGQLIGVDDGRFADGDDDVEAVESHGFSRESLSWPTRRRLDSSRVSGLRVEQWRAHGLAMAETVLERVELVSLHAADSGWRRVEVCDSRIGSAELSGSVWRSVHFSGCKLGYLNLRDAQVSDLQFTNCLIEELDLMRSKVTRVAFSNCRLGRLELTRSTLADVDLRGAQLSDVGDLAGLSGATVSLEQLLDLAPLMAARLGVKVE
- a CDS encoding bile acid:sodium symporter family protein — protein: MKLPRIPIDRFLLAIIAAAITASIFPASGLGEQILEWLTTAAIAILFFLYGARLSPQESLEGLKHWRLHATILSFTYVLFPLLGLGIVAVTNGWLNPSLQAGLLYLTLVPSTVQSSIAFTSIAKGNVAGAVVSASASNILGVFITPALVWLLMTRTSGVSFTTSTIVDIVLQLLVPFILGQLSRRWTAGFVKAHPELKLVDRGSIVLVVYSAFSAGMREGMWWQTTWVDLVALLVISLVILAIMLWLTWWTARRLGFSREDAIAIQFCGTKKSLASGLPMAGVLFAGSPIGLMVLPLMLFHQAQLMACSTLAGRYARTAEASESPS
- a CDS encoding TrmH family RNA methyltransferase, with translation MIVDVAEPGDERLADYVRLRESSLRHSLEAEQGLFIAEGSKVIRRAIEAGYRPRSFLLAPRWLDDLRDLLEAVPEVPVYLVSEEVAEQVTGFHVHRGALASLHREQRHTVAGLLSSARRLVVAEEIADHANIGAIARNAAGLGWDGFLLGPRCADPLYRRSVKVSMGTVLALPWARLDDWAQAVPLLQQAGFLVAALALSDDAVSLAEFAPRAAQATRLAVLLGSEGHGLSPRWISQADQVVRIPMRAGVDSLNVAAASAIACYELGLPQS